From Cotesia glomerata isolate CgM1 linkage group LG3, MPM_Cglom_v2.3, whole genome shotgun sequence:
TAATTAACTGGATTACCATACTGAAATTGATTAGCAGCACCACCTTTCACAATTGGTCGtcctaaattaaataatttaacaattaatatttatgaactttatttagatttaaaaatcatttgaattattaatttttttttttcttttacgtACCAGGATGTTTATTGACAAGTTGATTTGTCCAAGGTACTTGTGGATTTGGTTGAGTCCTCATTGTATTTTGCTGCCGTGAGAAGACTCCCTGAGCTTGAGCAATTATTTGTACTGCTGATTGCATTTGCTGTATTTGATTTACTTGACTTTGAGATACCATTTTTGAATTGTCAACAGTTCCTatatcatgaaaaaaattcttacttaGTTCCATTAACtacaaatataattataacttcATCTTCTTATTGTTAACTGAAGTAGTAATAATTTAGCATtcttatttttacattttttgccttaaaaattaaatttagaatattactataaaaaaGCGGAAGCCATGCATAGTGAAAGACGGAAGTGTAGAAAAGATATGAAAGAAAAACATAATCAGAGTATTAATAgtgttctttttttattagtataaaaaaaggTTAACATGTGTGTTATCAATTGTGCGTGTGAACAATGTATATGTGGAGTTTATTGTTTCATACGCATAAGTaatattaatagatttttGTTTATAGAATGATATAATGATTCATTCTTATAAATAAGAGTAGCAGGTATGCGATAGTGATTAGCTACGAAAGGAGTAAAGCagtagtaaaataaaaaaaaaaacaaaaaaaaagaatgaagGAGTAAACGCACAACAGTAATCATGCTTACTTCGTAAgagttataataaattatagaaaatatcaagaaaaaaaaataaacaatgtttCTTCTCCATTCAAACGATTAAAcgcttaaaacaaaaaaatatgagcATAGCAACTATGCAAAAATTAAGGTCTCTACTTATttcattttgtaaaaatattaatcaacgatatattcataattttatcgattCAAATAAGACGCTAAAAAATTAAGCCTTTTAAATCAGTAgagattttttatcataaaaaataagtagaatTATACTTGTACATAGCTATTGAAACCACGCTTTTAACTAACATAACTATTTTATAgccaaaattgttttttttgatttgacatttttcataataactGTAACATTTTCATCGAATTAATTAGTACTAATTATATCAGTATCAGAATCTACGCCAGCGGGTACGGccaaattttcttcaataatagTAAAGAGATTGTTAATATCTGTATTGTAATCATCATCAGAATTACTCTTCAATTCGAAAACTAATTTTTCGGATAAAGCGGATTTTTCAACTAACGAATTCTCCGtacatctattttttttttcgtctaaATCATTTTCCGATTCAATTatcattgaattattattaattttatcattatcatcaattttcccgaaattttgtgaatttgtaaaattatcaatagaCTCAATTACCTTCGCgcaaatttcattattttctatCAACGAATTATTCTTAATATTATCGTCGCTTTTTTCctcatttaaacaattattggacataacaattatattattatcgttgttaacttcaatatttttctCGCGATTTTCTGGACATTCAAAAGAATTTACATCCTTAGCAGAAATAATTTCGCCTACTTcaatcaacaaatttttagtgccatcattttctttttctttactAAATTCATTCTTTGATTCTAAAATTtcgacattattttttttatcgcaaTCATCTTTTTCCTCATTATTTTCcgaatttgaatttgaaattatattattttccgATAGATTGTCAACATTACAAGTTATCGAATTTTTACGCGTTATACAATtactattgttaattttttttttattttctcttcgAGCTACTTTAAATGAATCATGTTCAACATTATTATCCGCACCATCTGGTTCCTTTTCAGCTGTCATTTTTCGTAATACAGAAGTTGGTGTAAAAGCAAGTGGTGTTGGACTCATTATTTGCTTTGATGGTGAGTTAATCGGACTCGCAATACgttgctgctgttgttgttgctgatGTTCCTGCCGTTTACGATAACTTTCACGTTGTTCctccaatttatttttgatcaaTGCATTCTGCATCATGGATTGCGGATGCATTATAAGATCACGGGGCGAAGGTGCTCTGTGTGGAATCACTGTTAAAACGACAAATCATTACGGTAACTAATCAAATTCATTTTGACAAAAATCAcattgctataaaaaaattttaaatattatctatTATACAGAAATTACattcaaaaatcattattttaccTGAATGTTGCATTGATAATGGATTAGAGTTAGATACTAAATTAGACGTTATTATCGAGGGTTGACATAACGCTGCATTcccggataaaatttttcatttaaattaatcaatatttcaattactcaattaaaaatattgaaggtgtaaaaacaaaaaaagtgtaattgccaataaaaagacaaaaaaaaactttgcgaataattaaaaatatttatcattaaagaaatttttatctcacAGCATAACTTATTTTTGCTGACTGGaagaaaaagtaataaatctTACCGTTGTTCATCGGAGAAGGAACTCTCTGTTGTTGGTGTTggtgttgttgctgttgttgttgttgctgatACAACAACTGTTGAATCATTGGATCATGCGAAACACCTGAACCTGGATGAGGACTGACGGTACGCGAAGCAGTGTTACCAAACATTCTCAAAATGTTCATCAAAAGCTCACGATGACGATGTTGCATAGCTGGATTCTGAAAATAGATTAAGAGtacattattaaattaagttaaaaatgaataaaccTCAACTTTATCAACAATAAtgtttatttacaaataaaactaACCTGAAGCTGTTGAACTAGATGTTGTCGAGTAATTTCACCTTGTTGAAGGCCCTGAATAATAGCTTGGGCTTCAGGGCGTTGTAAAAGTTCACGAATGGACGGTATATTGTTGCCTAACATCTGCATTTCTTGAGGAACTGGGCTTACTCCAACCATTCTTTGAGTACCCATCATCATTGACAGCATATCAGTTGATTGTTGTTGACGTTTatgctgttgctgttgttgttgttgtggatgatggtgatggtgatgctgttgttgttgctgttgttgctgctgctgctgttgctattgaaaataatagaTATATAACATAGATTAAATAAtccaataaaaacaaaataactaaaattaaatacttaatatTTAACGAACCTGTTGTATTCTCAGTACTTTAAGCAAATTTTCATGTTGCATCTGAGCTTGATGAGCATGCTGAGTAGGACCGAGCGGACCAACATGACCGAATGAATTAGGATGAGGTTGCTCAGGAACAATTGGCTGATGAGGCGGAATATGAATTGGTGGCTGAGGTTGttgatttttcaacaattGCATCAGAGTAATGGGTTGACCTTTTGATGGGTTAAGTCCATTTGCAGCAGGTACAGCTTGACCACCAGAAACTTGAGCAAGGAGTTTTTTAAATGCAGAAAGGTCTTCCTCtgttttattaactttttgttGTTCAACATGTTGTACTTGAGGTGGTACACCTCCTCTCAAACTGGCTTCTAATTCTTCCAAACTATGCATCCCTTTACTTCCAACttctacaataaaataaaattattatttgcagTTACTTATAACACAACAAATGCTTgcaatattaataaaactaaataaaaactattctTACCTATATCTTTAACAGAAGGAGTTTTTAACATTTGTACCATATTAATGGCAGTGTCACCTTGTCCATTTTGATTAGATTTGTTGCCACGTTGTAACATCTCCAGGAGTTTAACTTCACTAGCTGAAGGCGCGTTGTTGATGTTAGTTGAATTGGCCGGTGAAATAGGTGCAAAATAGGTGTTTGACTCATTAACGATTGGTACTTGAATGTTAGGTTCAGTGATGTCACTGAGTAAATTATTAAGCAGTTCATCTTGAATGGATGGTCTACGACTGTCGTTCTGTTGAAGAGGACTTTCTCTTTTAAACCACTGACTAAAACGTGATCCACTCCCGCTGTTGGCACCAACACCGTTTGTCAACAATCCAGAAACTCCAGGAAGATTGTCTGACTTGAGAAAATCTtcgagattaaaatttaagttctCTGCTTCACGTTTATTAGCTGATTCAGATTGTTCTGTTTTTTCACGATTAACATTTTGAGTGTTTTTATTATCGTTGCTTTCAGATTGCTTTTTTTCAGTAGCCGTTTCATTTTCTGGTTTTTCTAGGATAGGTGAATGCGGTGCAGGTACAGGATTAGTCGGTTGATCGATGGAAGTGGGTGTACTACGTCCTTTCGGGCCAGCCGAATTTTCACTTGGTTTATCATCTTTTTCATTAACTGATTTTTTGCCTCGTTTCTTTTGTGCCGGTGAAATTTTCTTCGACTTGACAGTTTTTTCCTCAGGAAGATCATCAAATCCACGAAGCTCAATAGTATCATGTTGGGAAATAGGACCAGAACTAAACCATTCAGGCTCTTCGGGTTCTCGTGAATCGTGACTATGAATTTTTCTGCGATCTGATCCATACTTTCGATCTCTACCACCTCGATCTTTGTCGCGATCCATTACATGTCCTCGATCATTTCTTGAGTCTGAACCACGATCACGATCACGATTGTCTCGATCACCAAAGTCTCGACCAAATGATCTTCTTTCATAGCGTTCGTTACGATCATCTCTGTCACGAACGCTATCTCGATCGCGTAAATTTTCCCGTTCTCTGCCTGAGTCTCGATCACGCGCTGAATTACCGCCACTACGGAACCCGTAGTCTGGACGATCAGGCTCCATCTTTTCATTTTCTGGTCTAAAGTCCCACATGTCTCGTGTCAACAATCGACCGCTACCAATACGCCGAACTGGCTCGCGATGAACGACTTCTGGTTTTCCAATAGGACTCTCTGGACGACGAGAAGTTGGTTGAGTTACGTTGACAAAGCATCCTGAGTTGAAGCTTCTTCGCTGAGGACTCAAGACAATACCATCTTGTTCTTTACGTATTCGTTCCCGTGGATCTCCACTTCGACGCTTGTTATTTTGCGAATCGATAACTTGATCTCTTCCCCCAGGACGTTGTTCCTCTTCGGGTGGCGTCTCGCTGCGTTTCCTGTCCAGATGCCATCTCTCCGGATCCCAGAGGCCACGAGAGCTAGATAACAAACAccagttgtttttttttttattttattaatctttcttcatcatgtaaaataattttattaatttagtaattatataaaattatttattatacttaCTTATTATAAGCAGCGTCTAAACATTCAGGTCGACGTTTGGACAAAGGTAATCCCTTAATAGTCATAAGTTCTTCctatataataaaacaaaaaaaaaatcaaggtTAGCCGAACAATAAAGATTTGgaattaataatagaaaaagaaaataatcttaTCAAAATATTACCCTTGTGTATTGGAATTGAGGTCTTACTCTTCCTACTTCAACAATACATGAATCAGTCACCTCTCCGGCAACAGCAACGGATATAATTGCCTCGTCTTCTGTAATACGATAAACCAAAATAATCTATTGACTCACACATTTATAAACTTCAATAGAAATTACAAAAGAATTTTAAGAGATTATgatacttaaataaataattttgaatgttaattttcttaatataatTACTTACGAATGAAATAATGATTGTAAGGCTCTATAGATTGAcgacaaaataatttacaatcaTTGAATGGCAAAAATGCGTTTTCATCTGAATTCGAACAATTCTTGGAATTGAAAGCCGACAATTTACGCTTGCGACGCCGACGCTTTTTATTTGTCGGTTCAtgaatttcaattatattaattttcatgattttcaCGTTTTATACTAACAAATATAAACTAAGTACTGATCGATAATTATTCAGACAATTAaactattgataattatttgaacTATTCAATTTAATCTCTTTacgaagtaaaaaaatttttaataatttttcagtaagGTGTTTTTCCTTCAAacttgttttataaaatttttttaatacactaGTAAcactattttactttttaattaattatgattaaattttcagatatcttaagaaataaaaaaaaaatctattttcagttcttataataaaaatttgaggTAGGCGGTGAAAGACTAACAACCAGCTCGCTTAACAACCCTACAATGACTGACATCGATGGCTATTATTCGCGGGAAAGACTATAAGAAAGCTTGgatgttttttctttttccaaTGACCAATAGAACACTCAAATTATGACACGTGACTAACAATATTCATCTATACTTGTTGTGTACTTTAGTTTAGTTTAGGTAGTGTTTACGAATGatgaaagaaaagaaaattcttcaagaaattataaggtaaaagccccaatagatgatcacgtaccagtatatgatcactccatgtatttgtatatctatattcacaaatataggtatacaaatacatggagtgatcatatactggtacatgatcacatattggggcttttaccttactattaaatttattatatttgttgGAAGCataattcattgaaaattcaaaactttataaaatgcTAAATTGTACgaatcattaaaatcattatacataaattattcagaactacttgaaaatttttttatttcatttttattattttttactttatttttattattaataattttatcaagttCATCTACAGTGGAGTTTTTTTGAT
This genomic window contains:
- the LOC123260289 gene encoding eukaryotic translation initiation factor 4E transporter-like isoform X5, which encodes MKINIIEIHEPTNKKRRRRKRKLSAFNSKNCSNSDENAFLPFNDCKLFCRQSIEPYNHYFIQDEAIISVAVAGEVTDSCIVEVGRVRPQFQYTREELMTIKGLPLSKRRPECLDAAYNKCLLSSSRGLWDPERWHLDRKRSETPPEEEQRPGGRDQVIDSQNNKRRSGDPRERIRKEQDGIVLSPQRRSFNSGCFVNVTQPTSRRPESPIGKPEVVHREPVRRIGSGRLLTRDMWDFRPENEKMEPDRPDYGFRSGGNSARDRDSGRERENLRDRDSVRDRDDRNERYERRSFGRDFGDRDNRDRDRGSDSRNDRGHVMDRDKDRGGRDRKYGSDRRKIHSHDSREPEEPEWFSSGPISQHDTIELRGFDDLPEEKTVKSKKISPAQKKRGKKSVNEKDDKPSENSAGPKGRSTPTSIDQPTNPVPAPHSPILEKPENETATEKKQSESNDNKNTQNVNREKTEQSESANKREAENLNFNLEDFLKSDNLPGVSGLLTNGVGANSGSGSRFSQWFKRESPLQQNDSRRPSIQDELLNNLLSDITEPNIQVPIVNESNTYFAPISPANSTNINNAPSASEVKLLEMLQRGNKSNQNGQGDTAINMVQMLKTPSVKDIEVGSKGMHSLEELEASLRGGVPPQVQHVEQQKVNKTEEDLSAFKKLLAQVSGGQAVPAANGLNPSKGQPITLMQLLKNQQPQPPIHIPPHQPIVPEQPHPNSFGHVGPLGPTQHAHQAQMQHENLLKVLRIQQQQQQQQQQQQQQHHHHHHPQQQQQQQHKRQQQSTDMLSMMMGTQRMVGVSPVPQEMQMLGNNIPSIRELLQRPEAQAIIQGLQQGEITRQHLVQQLQNPAMQHRHRELLMNILRMFGNTASRTVSPHPGSGVSHDPMIQQLLYQQQQQQQQHQHQQQRVPSPMNNVIPHRAPSPRDLIMHPQSMMQNALIKNKLEEQRESYRKRQEHQQQQQQQRIASPINSPSKQIMSPTPLAFTPTSVLRKMTAEKEPDGTVDNSKMVSQSQVNQIQQMQSAVQIIAQAQGVFSRQQNTMRTQPNPQVPWTNQLVNKHPGRPIVKGGAANQFQYGNPVNYPQQSQPQQQLPQQQQPPSSQRITPSVFGNTARSKHTMSSSLSHQNFPPYNMTPNPAMSRRPDMTAEFARKVAQVTSMDNEQPQQQQRNVNSQVQLILNQNYNTNRTDGRVMRPQQPISMGRQTSPGSNGGSLSPTSNQLARWFSPELLAKARAGKLPELGQTNVLSLEELERLQQASAVVHD
- the LOC123260289 gene encoding putative uncharacterized protein DDB_G0271606 isoform X2 yields the protein MKINIIEIHEPTNKKRRRRKRKLSAFNSKNCSNSDENAFLPFNDCKLFCRQSIEPYNHYFIQDEAIISVAVAGEVTDSCIVEVGRVRPQFQYTREELMTIKGLPLSKRRPECLDAAYNNSRGLWDPERWHLDRKRSETPPEEEQRPGGRDQVIDSQNNKRRSGDPRERIRKEQDGIVLSPQRRSFNSGCFVNVTQPTSRRPESPIGKPEVVHREPVRRIGSGRLLTRDMWDFRPENEKMEPDRPDYGFRSGGNSARDRDSGRERENLRDRDSVRDRDDRNERYERRSFGRDFGDRDNRDRDRGSDSRNDRGHVMDRDKDRGGRDRKYGSDRRKIHSHDSREPEEPEWFSSGPISQHDTIELRGFDDLPEEKTVKSKKISPAQKKRGKKSVNEKDDKPSENSAGPKGRSTPTSIDQPTNPVPAPHSPILEKPENETATEKKQSESNDNKNTQNVNREKTEQSESANKREAENLNFNLEDFLKSDNLPGVSGLLTNGVGANSGSGSRFSQWFKRESPLQQNDSRRPSIQDELLNNLLSDITEPNIQVPIVNESNTYFAPISPANSTNINNAPSASEVKLLEMLQRGNKSNQNGQGDTAINMVQMLKTPSVKDIEVGSKGMHSLEELEASLRGGVPPQVQHVEQQKVNKTEEDLSAFKKLLAQVSGGQAVPAANGLNPSKGQPITLMQLLKNQQPQPPIHIPPHQPIVPEQPHPNSFGHVGPLGPTQHAHQAQMQHENLLKVLRIQQQQQQQQQQQQQQHHHHHHPQQQQQQQHKRQQQSTDMLSMMMGTQRMVGVSPVPQEMQMLGNNIPSIRELLQRPEAQAIIQGLQQGEITRQHLVQQLQNPAMQHRHRELLMNILRMFGNTASRTVSPHPGSGVSHDPMIQQLLYQQQQQQQQHQHQQQRVPSPMNNALCQPSIITSNLVSNSNPLSMQHSVIPHRAPSPRDLIMHPQSMMQNALIKNKLEEQRESYRKRQEHQQQQQQQRIASPINSPSKQIMSPTPLAFTPTSVLRKMTAEKEPDGTVDNSKMVSQSQVNQIQQMQSAVQIIAQAQGVFSRQQNTMRTQPNPQVPWTNQLVNKHPGRPIVKGGAANQFQYGNPVNYPQQSQPQQQLPQQQQPPSSQRITPSVFGNTARSKHTMSSSLSHQNFPPYNMTPNPAMSRRPDMTAEFARKVAQVTSMDNEQPQQQQRNVNSQVQLILNQNYNTNRTDGRVMRPQQPISMGRQTSPGSNGGSLSPTSNQLARWFSPELLAKARAGKLPELGQTNVLSLEELERLQQASAVVHD